A single region of the Actinoplanes sp. SE50/110 genome encodes:
- a CDS encoding TatD family hydrolase — translation MSHMPSSPAPSEKRRHKAARRAGEFPPAPDPLAVPVFDSHTHLDLTIQEAGVPGGPSADPVQALIEAAAKNGVDRLVQVGVDVDSSQWGADLADRHDAVLAAVALHPNEAPRLTDLDEALRRIDDLAARPRVRGIGETGMDTFRTGDDGRAAQETSFRAHIAIAKRHGKALIIHDREAHTDVLRILDDEGAPDTVVMHCFSGDAAFATACVRRGFHLSFAGTITFASAGNLREAAAVTPPELMMVETDAPYLTPAPHRGRPNASYLIPLTVRALAAARGIDTDTLCATISATGDRVFGPWRRPAGPPA, via the coding sequence TCCCGCCCGCCCCGGACCCGCTGGCCGTGCCGGTCTTCGACAGCCACACCCACCTCGACCTGACCATTCAGGAGGCCGGAGTGCCCGGCGGCCCGTCCGCCGACCCGGTCCAGGCGCTGATCGAAGCGGCCGCCAAGAACGGCGTCGACCGGCTCGTCCAGGTCGGCGTCGACGTGGACTCCTCACAGTGGGGAGCCGACCTCGCCGACCGCCACGATGCGGTGCTCGCCGCCGTCGCACTTCACCCGAACGAGGCACCCCGCCTCACCGATCTGGACGAGGCGCTGCGCCGGATCGACGACCTCGCCGCCCGCCCCCGGGTCCGCGGCATCGGCGAGACCGGCATGGACACCTTCCGCACCGGCGACGACGGCCGGGCCGCCCAGGAGACCAGCTTCCGGGCACACATCGCGATCGCCAAACGCCACGGCAAAGCCCTGATCATCCACGACCGCGAGGCACACACCGACGTGCTGCGCATCCTCGACGACGAGGGCGCCCCGGACACCGTGGTGATGCACTGCTTCTCCGGCGACGCCGCCTTCGCCACCGCCTGCGTACGCCGCGGCTTCCACCTCAGCTTCGCCGGGACGATCACCTTCGCCAGCGCCGGCAACCTGCGCGAAGCCGCCGCGGTCACCCCGCCCGAACTGATGATGGTGGAGACCGACGCCCCCTACCTCACCCCGGCCCCGCACCGCGGCCGGCCCAACGCGTCGTACCTCATCCCGCTCACCGTGCGTGCCCTGGCCGCCGCCCGCGGCATCGACACCGACACCCTGTGCGCCACCATCTCGGCCACCGGCGACCGCGTCTTCGGACCATGGCGCCGGCCGGCCGGACCGCCCGCCTAG